In Mastigocladopsis repens PCC 10914, a single window of DNA contains:
- a CDS encoding DUF433 domain-containing protein gives MKLNRITSNPNRMNGQPCIRNLRLTVRRAIELLATYPDRAELHQEFPELEDEDIQQALIYASIRRSSP, from the coding sequence ATGAAGTTAAACCGCATTACCAGCAATCCTAATCGCATGAACGGGCAACCCTGCATTCGTAATCTTCGTCTTACTGTTCGTCGTGCAATTGAGTTACTGGCTACCTATCCCGATCGAGCAGAACTGCATCAAGAATTTCCCGAACTAGAAGATGAGGATATTCAGCAAGCACTGATTTACGCATCAATACGCCGGAGTTCACCATGA
- a CDS encoding GntR family transcriptional regulator yields the protein MELNDIAANVLQQQRSTPDLIADALREAIVRGIFQEGQSLRQDEIATQFGVSRIPVREALRQLEAEGLVKIHLNRGATVSALSPAEAQEIFEIRSALEVKAIQLAIPKLTPSDLEKASEILAQTDQLTDAGMLAKLNWEFHETLYAPAERPRLLTMIKTLHLNVDRYVRLQMAQMDDLERSQKEHYQLLQACQQHDTKGAVRLLKKHIDTAGEQLVAYLQHNVHS from the coding sequence ATGGAATTAAATGATATAGCAGCAAACGTGCTGCAACAACAACGCAGTACTCCAGATTTGATTGCAGACGCTTTGCGAGAAGCAATTGTGCGGGGAATTTTTCAGGAAGGACAATCCCTTAGACAGGATGAAATCGCTACTCAGTTTGGCGTGAGCCGCATTCCTGTGCGGGAAGCTTTGCGACAGCTTGAGGCAGAAGGATTAGTAAAGATCCATCTCAATCGAGGAGCAACGGTGTCGGCACTTTCTCCAGCAGAAGCGCAAGAAATATTCGAGATTAGGAGCGCGTTGGAGGTGAAAGCGATACAACTGGCAATTCCCAAGCTAACCCCATCAGATTTAGAAAAGGCATCTGAGATTTTGGCACAGACAGATCAATTAACCGATGCAGGAATGCTTGCGAAACTGAACTGGGAATTCCACGAAACGCTTTATGCACCAGCCGAACGTCCTCGGTTATTGACGATGATTAAAACCCTACACCTGAATGTTGACCGTTACGTCCGCCTTCAGATGGCTCAAATGGATGACCTAGAGCGCTCCCAAAAGGAACACTATCAATTATTACAGGCTTGTCAACAGCACGATACTAAAGGTGCTGTCAGGCTACTCAAAAAACACATTGACACCGCAGGAGAGCAGCTAGTTGCATACTTGCAACACAACGTTCACAGCTAA
- a CDS encoding GNAT family N-acetyltransferase, protein MIRPTTPDDTTALIALADATGLFPPSALELLRQMLSDSLGVNNDTEHFWITDDDNGPVGVAYCEPERMTDRTWNLQLIAIHPDRQGQGRGAKLLHYVEQALTARGGRMLLVETSGLPALERTRAFYAKCGYEEEARIRDFYAAGDDKVVFRKVLNAD, encoded by the coding sequence ATGATTCGACCGACCACGCCCGATGACACGACTGCTCTGATTGCCCTAGCTGACGCAACCGGACTCTTCCCGCCGAGTGCGCTAGAGTTGTTGCGCCAGATGTTGTCCGATTCTTTGGGAGTAAACAACGACACAGAACACTTCTGGATTACTGACGATGACAATGGACCAGTGGGCGTTGCCTACTGCGAGCCGGAACGGATGACAGACAGGACTTGGAATCTGCAATTGATCGCGATCCACCCTGATCGGCAAGGGCAAGGACGCGGTGCGAAACTGCTACACTACGTCGAGCAGGCGTTGACAGCGCGCGGTGGGCGTATGCTGCTGGTGGAAACGTCCGGACTGCCAGCCTTGGAGCGCACACGGGCGTTCTATGCGAAGTGCGGCTACGAGGAAGAGGCGCGCATCCGCGACTTCTATGCGGCGGGCGATGATAAGGTCGTGTTCCGCAAAGTGTTGAACGCAGACTAG
- a CDS encoding phosphodiester glycosidase family protein, with protein sequence MNWKARLFVKGTALYLVVPVTLLITVVAPFVSSAHQESNQTGESAKRLALAGERHLQSLPLGKSNLNESRVSNQLAPGVLHTTIVRGEQSKRDVYTVDVTFKATSQEAQTVAESLVALGYQPRVQPIVQRAPDDPDSGPLGYLVRVGTFSTEALATELRNQLTADGYSGLRVVNTGEDGGETTGPWVVNVLEVDPALFQGELAPALATEIVPENEPLTQLAERTKALAAVNGGYFVIGATDGTPGDLAGISILNGKLVSEAVNGRTSLILPSGSGKSVRIAALTSQVSATANDGATREVDGLNRKPGLIRGCGGVGGDAPTESPKHDYTCTDSSELIQFTSAFGQTTEPGEGVEVVLDASGQVIEFHQQRGGQIPRNGSVLSGTGDAAEWLQTHAHIGGKIDIQTSVLADEKELPIEEGLGVINGGPRLLRHGKIQITAFSEGFHWQENPEFYYRFGIRRNPRTLAGITATGKLLLVTVDGRQPGRSVGASFEESARIMRSLGATDAVNLDGGGSTTITINQQLVNRPSDATGERPIADAIVIQQK encoded by the coding sequence ATGAACTGGAAAGCCCGTCTCTTCGTCAAGGGAACAGCTTTGTACTTAGTCGTTCCGGTTACTTTGCTTATTACCGTAGTTGCACCGTTTGTTAGCAGTGCTCACCAAGAATCAAATCAAACGGGTGAGAGCGCAAAGCGCCTCGCCCTTGCAGGTGAGCGCCATTTGCAGTCGCTTCCGCTTGGGAAGTCTAATTTGAACGAATCGCGGGTATCAAATCAATTAGCGCCTGGTGTGCTCCACACGACTATTGTTAGAGGTGAGCAGTCCAAGCGTGATGTCTATACAGTCGATGTTACATTCAAAGCGACTTCACAGGAAGCTCAAACTGTCGCTGAATCATTAGTCGCTTTAGGATATCAGCCTCGTGTTCAACCGATAGTGCAACGAGCACCAGATGATCCAGATTCTGGTCCACTCGGTTATTTAGTCCGCGTCGGTACTTTCTCTACAGAAGCTCTTGCTACTGAATTACGCAATCAACTTACAGCCGATGGATATTCAGGACTCAGAGTTGTGAACACGGGAGAGGATGGCGGAGAAACAACTGGTCCGTGGGTGGTGAACGTACTTGAGGTAGACCCCGCTTTGTTTCAAGGAGAACTTGCTCCCGCACTCGCGACTGAAATTGTCCCTGAAAATGAACCTTTAACACAGCTTGCTGAACGAACCAAAGCTTTAGCAGCCGTCAATGGGGGATATTTTGTCATTGGAGCAACCGATGGTACTCCAGGCGACCTAGCAGGTATTTCCATTCTTAACGGAAAGCTCGTGAGCGAAGCTGTCAATGGCAGAACAAGTCTTATCCTCCCTTCCGGTTCTGGTAAAAGTGTCCGTATAGCTGCTCTGACCTCTCAAGTGAGTGCAACAGCAAACGACGGTGCAACCCGTGAGGTGGATGGGTTGAACCGTAAGCCAGGTCTGATTCGCGGTTGCGGTGGTGTCGGTGGAGATGCGCCGACTGAAAGCCCCAAGCATGACTATACCTGTACAGATAGCAGCGAACTCATTCAATTTACCTCAGCCTTTGGACAAACCACAGAGCCAGGGGAAGGAGTGGAAGTGGTCCTTGATGCATCAGGGCAAGTCATTGAATTTCACCAGCAGCGGGGAGGTCAGATTCCACGCAATGGTTCAGTTTTGTCAGGTACGGGTGATGCAGCTGAATGGTTACAAACTCACGCGCACATTGGGGGAAAGATTGACATTCAAACTAGTGTTTTGGCTGATGAGAAGGAACTCCCAATTGAAGAGGGTCTAGGAGTCATCAATGGTGGTCCTCGGTTACTACGTCATGGTAAAATACAGATTACTGCCTTCAGTGAAGGATTCCATTGGCAGGAAAACCCTGAGTTTTACTACAGATTTGGGATACGACGTAACCCTCGGACATTAGCTGGAATTACGGCAACAGGAAAGCTGCTGTTGGTGACAGTTGACGGTCGTCAACCAGGAAGGAGTGTGGGTGCTTCTTTTGAAGAAAGCGCTCGGATTATGCGATCTCTCGGAGCAACAGATGCTGTCAATCTTGATGGTGGTGGTTCCACAACCATAACTATTAATCAGCAGCTGGTTAACCGTCCATCTGACGCCACCGGAGAGCGACCCATCGCCGACGCGATTGTTATCCAGCAGAAATAG
- a CDS encoding TetR/AcrR family transcriptional regulator, whose translation MASQTNQIYDRILETASQLFYQKGIQHVGINEVIAASDVAKRTFYKYFPSKDQLILEVMRYREKQWLKWFQKAVEERGKTAKEKLLATFDVLGEWYAQPDFRGCPFINAVLEIADANHPAHYVSISLREAIRTHIMKLAIEAGVRHPETFSQQYLLLIGGASLMATIEGTPAGANYARHALSILINQS comes from the coding sequence ATGGCATCACAGACCAACCAAATTTATGATCGCATCCTAGAAACTGCCTCCCAGCTTTTCTACCAGAAGGGGATTCAGCACGTTGGGATTAACGAAGTGATTGCTGCTTCAGACGTTGCAAAACGGACATTCTATAAATACTTCCCCTCAAAAGACCAACTCATTTTGGAAGTCATGCGCTATCGCGAAAAGCAGTGGTTGAAGTGGTTTCAGAAAGCTGTTGAGGAGCGAGGAAAAACAGCTAAAGAAAAGCTACTTGCAACATTTGATGTGCTTGGGGAGTGGTATGCTCAACCAGACTTTCGGGGATGCCCATTCATTAATGCAGTTCTTGAAATTGCAGATGCAAATCATCCGGCTCATTATGTTTCCATATCGTTGCGTGAGGCAATTCGCACTCATATTATGAAACTAGCAATAGAAGCGGGGGTTCGTCATCCAGAAACATTCTCTCAGCAGTACTTACTGTTAATTGGTGGTGCCAGTCTGATGGCAACGATTGAAGGAACTCCAGCAGGTGCAAACTATGCTCGTCATGCTTTATCAATCCTCATTAATCAGAGTTAA
- a CDS encoding 2-isopropylmalate synthase, which yields MSIRPQPDRVIIFDTTLRDGEQSPGATLLVEEKLAIAHQLALLGVDVIEAGFAVASPGDFEAVRTIAQQVGVLGGPIICSLARAIRQDIQAAAEALQPAAHRRIHTFLSTSDIHLKYQLKKSQSEVLAIAEEMVAYAKSFVEDVEFSPMDASRTDPEFLYQVLERVIAAGATTINIPDTVGYCTPKDMAALIQGVQENVANIERVILSVHTQNDLGLATANALTAIENGVRQVECTVNGIGERAGNAALEEIVMALQVRKPHFNPYFGRPVDCDAPLTNIKTQEIYKTSCLVSQFTGIVVQPNKAIVGANAFAHESGIHQDGVLKHRQTYEIMEAADIGLSENSIILGKHSGRNALRTRLQELGFELSEADLNKAFMRFKEIADKKKEMSDWDLEAIVRDETQIQVEKSFQLEHVQVTCGDCTCPTATITIVTPNGEIFTDAAVGTGPVDAVYKAINRVVQIPNQLIEFSVQSVTGGIDALGTVTIRLRHQERIFSGQASDTDIVVAAAYAHMNALNRLYRFLQRQTEKSHASGSASVLNFLI from the coding sequence ATGAGCATTCGACCTCAACCAGACCGGGTCATTATCTTCGACACAACGCTACGAGATGGTGAACAGTCACCAGGCGCAACACTGCTGGTAGAAGAGAAACTGGCGATCGCTCATCAACTGGCTCTCTTAGGGGTTGATGTGATTGAAGCAGGATTTGCGGTAGCCAGTCCTGGGGACTTTGAAGCTGTTAGAACCATAGCTCAACAAGTTGGCGTATTGGGTGGACCTATCATTTGCTCTTTGGCAAGAGCAATTCGACAAGATATTCAGGCTGCGGCTGAAGCATTGCAACCTGCGGCTCATCGTAGAATTCACACCTTCCTTTCTACCTCAGATATTCACCTCAAGTACCAACTGAAAAAGTCGCAAAGCGAGGTTTTGGCGATCGCCGAAGAAATGGTCGCCTATGCCAAGTCCTTTGTCGAAGATGTGGAATTCTCCCCGATGGATGCAAGCCGAACCGATCCAGAATTTCTCTATCAAGTGTTGGAACGAGTGATTGCTGCTGGTGCAACCACCATCAACATTCCCGATACCGTCGGTTACTGCACACCCAAAGATATGGCAGCCTTAATTCAGGGTGTTCAAGAAAATGTTGCCAATATTGAGCGGGTGATTCTTTCAGTTCACACTCAAAACGATTTGGGTTTGGCGACAGCAAATGCCTTGACGGCAATCGAAAATGGTGTGCGTCAGGTGGAGTGTACAGTTAACGGAATTGGTGAACGAGCAGGAAATGCAGCACTCGAAGAGATTGTCATGGCATTACAGGTTCGCAAACCCCATTTCAATCCCTACTTTGGTCGTCCGGTTGATTGCGATGCACCCTTAACGAACATCAAGACGCAAGAGATTTACAAAACTTCTTGCTTGGTTTCCCAATTTACAGGAATTGTGGTTCAGCCGAATAAAGCGATCGTGGGAGCAAATGCTTTTGCCCATGAATCTGGAATTCATCAAGATGGTGTTCTTAAACATCGGCAGACTTATGAGATTATGGAAGCTGCTGACATTGGTCTTTCTGAAAACAGCATTATTTTGGGCAAGCACTCTGGACGGAATGCTTTGCGAACCAGGCTGCAGGAATTGGGGTTTGAGTTGAGTGAGGCAGATTTGAACAAAGCCTTTATGCGGTTCAAAGAAATTGCCGACAAGAAAAAGGAGATGTCGGATTGGGATTTGGAGGCAATTGTTCGGGATGAAACGCAAATTCAAGTAGAAAAAAGCTTTCAACTCGAACACGTCCAAGTCACCTGTGGTGATTGCACCTGTCCGACTGCAACCATTACAATCGTGACTCCCAATGGGGAAATTTTCACGGATGCAGCAGTGGGAACAGGTCCAGTGGATGCTGTTTATAAAGCCATCAATCGAGTTGTGCAAATTCCCAACCAACTGATTGAGTTTTCTGTTCAGTCAGTGACTGGAGGAATTGATGCTCTGGGAACAGTCACAATTCGCTTACGGCATCAAGAGCGCATTTTCTCTGGACAAGCTTCTGATACTGATATTGTAGTCGCAGCAGCGTATGCTCATATGAACGCACTGAATCGCCTTTATCGATTCTTGCAAAGGCAGACAGAGAAGTCCCATGCTTCAGGTTCTGCCTCAGTTCTTAATTTTCTAATTTAA
- a CDS encoding carboxymuconolactone decarboxylase family protein produces MEFTIYTLETAPEESKEALRDAKETFGLIPNLEGICALAPALLKGGMALWDLFSTTSFSPVEQQVVYLAVNYENECHYCMAAHSGLAKMVALSTEDINAMRNGEPLQDSKLQALRHFTQRMVQARGWVTDDEIESFMKVGYTKQQVLEIILGIAVKVIHNYTNHIAQTPLDNEFKRYAWSKPTVSEGVNTSQL; encoded by the coding sequence ATGGAATTCACCATTTACACTCTGGAAACCGCCCCCGAAGAGTCCAAAGAAGCTCTGCGCGATGCTAAGGAAACTTTTGGCTTGATTCCCAACCTAGAGGGTATATGCGCTCTTGCCCCTGCGCTCTTGAAGGGTGGTATGGCTCTGTGGGATCTTTTCAGCACAACCAGCTTTAGTCCAGTTGAACAACAGGTAGTATACCTAGCAGTTAATTATGAAAATGAGTGTCACTACTGCATGGCAGCACATTCAGGGTTGGCAAAAATGGTTGCTTTGTCAACCGAGGATATAAATGCCATGCGAAATGGTGAACCTCTGCAAGACTCAAAACTACAGGCACTTCGTCACTTTACACAGCGAATGGTACAAGCTCGTGGTTGGGTTACTGATGACGAAATCGAGAGCTTTATGAAGGTTGGTTACACAAAGCAGCAGGTTCTAGAAATCATTCTTGGTATCGCTGTGAAAGTTATCCACAACTACACCAATCACATTGCTCAAACACCTCTCGATAACGAGTTTAAGCGCTACGCTTGGTCGAAACCCACTGTGTCTGAAGGCGTGAACACATCACAGTTATAA
- a CDS encoding alkaline phosphatase PhoX gives MSFSRRRFLTLAGATAAGVTAISPLEAFYARIARGEGVTGVGFGSLQPKLPENYAELANTKLGDLSNVSLLELPPGFKYTAISITGQTMSDGNPVPGDHDGMAAFRGPGGSTILVRNHELDDKEDKFGDTGGVRAPASKKYDQINAGGTTTLVVGQDRKLQKHFASLAGTIRNCAGGPTPWKSWISCEETFSTSSTGVLHGYNFEVPATSDIALADPVPLKAMGRFSHEAIAVDPKTGYIYETEDRSNSCFYRFVPAVGIPNAPGQLAKGGTLYALVVKGRSTLNTSNNPNLGGAVGSVKVGEAMPVEWVKIEDVDPVTDTVRVEAQGKGAAIFYRGEGAWYDNGLIYFVCTQGGPAAVDSTRGNGQVWIYNPRKETITLFVEAASSGELLDEPDNITVSPFGDLFLCEDGGGSQFVVGINKKGEIYQFARNALNESEFAGACFSPDGKTLFVNTQSAGITYCIWGPWPESDDDNDDSDDD, from the coding sequence GTGTCTTTCTCCCGACGTAGGTTTTTGACTCTGGCTGGGGCAACTGCTGCTGGTGTGACAGCGATTTCTCCCCTAGAAGCTTTCTATGCTAGGATTGCTCGTGGTGAGGGAGTAACGGGAGTTGGCTTTGGTTCCCTCCAACCCAAGCTTCCTGAGAATTATGCAGAGCTAGCTAACACCAAATTAGGGGATCTCAGCAATGTCTCGCTTCTGGAGCTGCCACCTGGCTTCAAGTACACTGCTATCTCAATTACTGGTCAGACCATGAGTGATGGTAATCCAGTCCCTGGTGACCATGATGGTATGGCTGCTTTCCGTGGTCCTGGAGGAAGTACCATCCTAGTTCGCAACCATGAGCTAGACGATAAAGAAGATAAGTTCGGTGATACTGGGGGAGTAAGAGCACCTGCTAGTAAAAAATATGACCAAATTAATGCGGGTGGCACGACGACCCTTGTCGTGGGACAAGATCGCAAGTTGCAGAAACACTTTGCTTCCCTAGCAGGCACAATTCGCAACTGCGCTGGCGGTCCAACACCTTGGAAAAGCTGGATCAGTTGTGAAGAAACCTTCAGCACGAGCAGTACAGGTGTGCTACATGGTTACAATTTTGAAGTTCCTGCGACTTCCGACATTGCTTTAGCCGATCCTGTACCTCTCAAAGCGATGGGACGCTTTAGCCATGAAGCTATAGCAGTAGATCCAAAGACAGGCTACATCTACGAAACCGAAGATAGATCGAATAGCTGTTTTTACCGTTTTGTACCTGCTGTAGGCATACCGAATGCGCCAGGACAATTAGCCAAAGGAGGCACTCTCTACGCTTTAGTCGTAAAGGGTAGGTCTACACTGAACACATCAAATAACCCTAACCTTGGAGGCGCTGTAGGGTCAGTTAAAGTCGGTGAGGCTATGCCCGTGGAATGGGTTAAAATAGAAGATGTTGACCCTGTAACAGATACTGTCCGCGTAGAAGCTCAAGGTAAAGGTGCAGCCATCTTCTACCGAGGTGAAGGAGCTTGGTACGATAACGGTCTGATCTACTTCGTCTGCACTCAGGGAGGTCCAGCTGCAGTAGATAGTACGCGCGGTAATGGTCAAGTCTGGATTTATAATCCCAGAAAAGAAACAATTACATTATTTGTCGAGGCAGCTTCTAGCGGAGAACTACTCGATGAGCCTGATAACATTACTGTATCGCCCTTTGGAGACCTCTTCCTTTGTGAAGACGGCGGTGGTTCTCAATTTGTTGTCGGGATCAATAAGAAGGGTGAGATTTATCAGTTCGCACGTAATGCCCTTAATGAGAGCGAGTTTGCTGGTGCTTGCTTCTCTCCCGACGGTAAAACGCTGTTTGTCAACACTCAAAGTGCTGGTATTACCTATTGTATCTGGGGACCGTGGCCAGAGTCCGATGATGATAATGATGATTCCGATGATGATTAG
- the bla gene encoding class A beta-lactamase: MFSVFVRRFWLSFGVVILLSLMLLPVKAQEPSQTPLSSSITESSLQQEQQINQIAPLAGGIMGVSAFATAQPNSALLQERLKNLDISAARGKVGIGVLDLNSGKSWFLNGKQRFPMQSVFKLPAAIAVLRLVDDGKVSLDQSVTITRQEFAPGSSSMIKEFKGTSAQFTVRKLLERSVGMSDNTAADALVRLVGGPQQVNAILGKLKIRDVRVDRLEQQLQPDCVGLTNFRPELADEQKWAEAVQKIPDSVKKAAVEKYLTDPRDTATPEGIVDLLAKLHSNQLLSRNSTALLLKIMTDSPTGQKRLKAGLPKNWWIAHKTGTGPDVLGIGTATNDVGIASSPDGKRVGIAVFIAGSKAPLEEREKLMSEIASTVVEAMP; encoded by the coding sequence ATGTTTTCAGTCTTTGTACGTCGTTTTTGGCTTTCGTTTGGAGTGGTTATTCTGCTTTCGTTGATGTTGCTTCCAGTCAAAGCACAAGAACCATCTCAAACCCCTTTATCTTCAAGCATCACTGAGTCATCCTTACAGCAAGAGCAACAAATTAATCAAATCGCACCGCTTGCAGGTGGAATAATGGGAGTGAGCGCGTTCGCTACAGCGCAGCCTAACAGTGCATTACTTCAAGAACGGTTAAAAAATCTCGACATTTCAGCCGCCCGAGGTAAGGTTGGCATTGGGGTTTTGGACCTTAATAGTGGTAAAAGCTGGTTTCTCAATGGCAAGCAGCGCTTTCCCATGCAAAGCGTATTTAAGCTTCCTGCTGCGATCGCCGTTTTAAGACTAGTAGACGACGGCAAGGTTTCCCTCGACCAATCAGTCACCATTACCCGTCAGGAGTTTGCTCCTGGATCGAGTTCTATGATCAAGGAATTCAAAGGTACAAGCGCACAGTTCACAGTCCGAAAGCTTCTCGAACGTTCTGTTGGAATGAGTGATAATACTGCAGCTGACGCTTTGGTGCGATTGGTTGGTGGACCACAGCAAGTTAATGCTATCTTAGGTAAGCTGAAAATTCGCGATGTTCGCGTTGACCGATTAGAGCAGCAGCTACAGCCGGATTGTGTGGGACTGACAAACTTTCGACCAGAATTGGCTGACGAGCAAAAATGGGCAGAAGCTGTGCAGAAGATTCCAGATAGTGTCAAGAAAGCTGCTGTGGAAAAGTATCTCACCGACCCACGCGATACTGCTACTCCTGAAGGTATAGTTGACCTTTTGGCAAAGCTGCACTCGAATCAGTTATTGTCTCGGAACTCTACCGCTTTGTTACTCAAGATAATGACCGATTCTCCAACAGGACAGAAGCGACTCAAAGCGGGATTGCCTAAGAATTGGTGGATCGCACACAAGACTGGCACAGGTCCAGATGTTCTCGGCATAGGTACTGCGACAAATGATGTTGGAATTGCTAGTTCGCCGGACGGGAAGCGTGTTGGAATTGCTGTATTTATAGCTGGTTCAAAAGCTCCTCTGGAAGAGCGGGAGAAATTGATGTCTGAGATTGCTTCAACAGTGGTAGAGGCGATGCCATAG
- a CDS encoding ATP adenylyltransferase family protein, with amino-acid sequence MLEKKPTAQTEILLQPGTLGKRVREQTEYALQCGALVTIATESEFIEQGGVRFLVRVLSNLARKDAAKQKQEKQTSSSKDFNPFLPYEEDLFVADISDTHVCLLNKYNVADYHLLIITRAFEEQESLLTLQDFAAMWACLADFDGLVFYNGGKVAGASQRHKHLQIVPLPLIPDGLPIPIEPLLASAQFQDTVATIPQLPFVHALTRLDPYWAQSPLKAAEATLERYRTLLHTVGLEDSNGASGNRQSGSYNLLLTKQWMLIVPRSQESFESIPVNSLGFAGTLFVRNEQQMQILKNLGPMTILEKVAVPTTFA; translated from the coding sequence ATGCTTGAAAAGAAACCAACTGCACAGACAGAAATTTTACTGCAACCAGGCACGTTGGGGAAACGTGTCAGAGAGCAGACTGAGTATGCTCTACAATGCGGAGCGCTGGTGACAATAGCAACGGAATCTGAATTTATAGAGCAAGGTGGTGTTCGCTTCTTGGTGCGAGTTTTATCTAACCTTGCCCGTAAAGACGCAGCAAAGCAAAAACAAGAGAAACAAACCTCCTCTAGCAAAGATTTCAATCCCTTTCTTCCTTATGAGGAAGATTTGTTTGTTGCAGATATCTCCGATACTCATGTCTGTCTGTTGAACAAATACAACGTTGCGGACTATCATCTGCTCATTATCACACGTGCGTTTGAGGAACAGGAAAGCTTACTCACCTTGCAAGATTTTGCAGCAATGTGGGCGTGTCTTGCTGACTTTGATGGTTTAGTTTTTTACAACGGTGGCAAGGTTGCAGGTGCGAGTCAGCGACACAAGCATTTGCAAATTGTTCCACTTCCACTTATACCTGACGGATTGCCGATACCCATCGAACCTCTGCTGGCATCCGCCCAATTTCAAGACACTGTTGCCACTATACCGCAACTTCCTTTTGTACACGCCCTGACAAGGCTAGACCCCTATTGGGCACAATCTCCATTAAAAGCGGCTGAAGCCACGCTGGAGCGCTACCGCACTTTGCTACATACAGTAGGCTTAGAAGACAGTAACGGAGCGAGTGGAAATAGGCAATCTGGTTCTTACAACCTTCTGCTGACGAAACAATGGATGCTAATTGTACCGCGATCGCAAGAAAGTTTTGAGTCAATTCCTGTCAACTCACTAGGATTTGCGGGTACGCTGTTCGTGCGAAACGAGCAACAAATGCAGATTCTCAAAAACCTGGGACCAATGACTATTTTAGAGAAGGTTGCCGTACCCACAACATTTGCTTAA